The genome window TTCAAAAACCACATCTTTTTGTGAGTCGCTATCAGGCCAACCCAGGAAGCCTTGAACTTTGGTTAGGTTATCAAAGCGAACTACCTAATCATCCCGACCTCGTATGCCATCGGGTGGGAAGAACGGCTTTTATAGATAATTTTGGCCAAGCCTATCATGGTTTTCTGGATGTGTTACCCCATGCGATCGGCATCTACCTACCTGGCTACGATCATTCGGCTAGCGAGTTGATATGCACCTTGCATTGGATGCCTAGTCCGCCCGATCCGCCGTTTCCTGTTTCCGAGCCGATGCGTTTTTTTATCTCTTTGCCGCACTATGTCCGTAAGCTTCCACCGGCTAAGGAGATACCTAATGGCCCCGTTGTCCAAACGCGTCGGGGCGTCACGGTAACGCTCAGCCATGTCTATCTCAGCGATCCTCAGTTCTCCGATCCGGATACAGCCCGCAATGAGATCACTTTTCACTTGAAAATCGAGGGCGGCACGCTGGCCGCTTCCAACGTGCTGACCACGGCCATTGCTGACCCGTTCTCCCTACACCGAAGTCCTTCTGCGTGGCCTCCAGCGCGTCAACCGCTCTCTATTTCAGACCCTTATGGCTTTCCACTGATCTCCCCCGATCGCAGCATTACTCCCATGTACTCGCTCGGCTCTTTCGGAGGGCCTCTGCAAGAGCCGGATGGGGCTGTTTGGGTGGCTCCGGTAGACGGCGCGGGTCGCTCTACGGATGTGGTGCGCTTCCGCTTCGATGTGCGCCCTAGGGGTGGAGGGGCTCTGATCCCCTTCGATATGGTGGTTCGAGTTCATCACGACGCTTCCGTGTAGAAGCCTCTACGGTAAGTGGCTCCTCGCATGTCATCCACTCGACGCTTTTTTGACTTTCCCCTCTAAATAAAAAGCCGAATCCTGGCAATATTTCTGTGGGCATCTATGGGCGCATTCCAAATCGTTCATCGGGAAGGGAATCGGCGTTGAAAGGATTCGCATGGGCGGCGAGAGTTTTCTGGTCGGTCTGCCTCTGCTGTTGTCTCTGTGCGCAATGCATGGCTACGGACTACGAAGACAGTCCCGAACCCATCCCTATTTTACTGATTCGAAGTAGCAATAACGCCTTCTACGACCCAACTCAAAAAGGGTTTTTGCAAAGTTTGAAACGGCAGGAACAGATGTTGAATATAAGTGCGAAGGTCAACATCATCTCCCTGTCCGGCTCGCAGGATACCGACCAAAAGATGATCGAACAGGCGCTAAACCAGCATCCACAACTTATCGTTACATTAGGCACAGATGCAACAATTGAAACATCTGCAGTGCATCCAGACGTTCCGGTGCTGTTTACTTTGGTGCTGAATCCTGTAGCGCTCGGAGTGGTTAAATCGCTTGATGCACCGGGCACGAACTTTAGCGGAACAACCCTGTTAGTGAGCCCTGGCAAGCAACTAGAGGCCCTTTTGCAGGTAGATCCTCAGGTGAGTCGCGTTGGGGCGATCTATACTCAGGGCGATCCGGTTTCACAAGCGTTTCTTGAGGCGGCTCAGTCGGATGCACAACAGCTTCATATCACTTTGGTAACGATCGCTGTAAAGAGCGGTGATCCGCCTAGTACCGCCCTGCAGTCGCTTGACGGCAAGGTGGACGCTTTGTGGACAATTGCCGACCCAGCTTCGAGCGGACCTCAAGCGTTGCAAGCCACCTTAGCCTATGCACATGCTCACAATTTACCGGTACTTGGGCTTTCCGGCGCAACAGTGCACGAGGGGGCCCTATTAGCTCTTTTTCCTGACCTGGAAGACGAGGGGGCGCTAACCGCAGAAATGGCCGGCTATCTGTTGAGCGGGTCTCAGAAAATCGAACAACTCCGAGTGCGTGGGCCACGAAAGGTGCTGCTTTGTATCAATTTAGACGTGGCCCGCGCGTTGAAAATAAAAGTGCCTAACGACGTACTTCACCTCGCCGATGAGGTGGTGGATTCGGAAAGATAGGAGGAAGAGTATGCACAGTAAAATGGCGCGAAGGCTGATGCGACAATACATCACGCTTACCGCGCTACCTTTGATCATAACGGTGCTAACGCTTCAACATCTTGGCCATGAGCAGATTCTCTGGACAGGCGATACCATGCGCCGTATCAACCAGGAGATGCTAAACCAAGCCGGAGAGCAGTTTGAGGAGCTCGGCAGCCGGGCGGTACAAGAGGCTAGCAATAGGGCACAGGCAACTTCTACAGCGACCATCGAGGCTATCAGTCAGCAGCTTCTGAAGCTGCAGAGCGACACTATGCAACAGGCCGCGAAGGAGTATGCAAACGCGAGTTCCAGGGCGCTATTGACGGCACTTGACCAGTCGGTGAAGAGGCAAAGAGCCGTGTTATTGAATGTGGGGGACAAAACGAAGGCGTTAATCCATCAGTCCGCCATAGAATCTCAAAAGCGTGCTGGCGGCAACGTGGAGAGCGCTATGATGGCGCTCAATCGCGAGATCATCCAAGCGCGCGCCTTGGACATTATCAATCAGATACAAGACGTGCTGCATGCGGCTCCGCAGTTTCTGCGTCTCACATCGCAAATGATCGATATGTCACCGGAAAGCGACCGAGATAGAGAAGTCAAACTCGATGCGCTTACCCGTCGGATACCAGGATTTCTGCGCGTTAGCGTGATTAATCCCCAGGGTCAAGAGATCACGGCCTCTGCAGCCGATAGACTCATTACCAGCGACGATCTAAAAAACTATGCCAAGGCCTCTTGGTTTATTGCTGCACTAGGAGGTCACACATTCATTGGAAGAGCCGAAGCGGATGCTGAACCAGGCGTCCCAGACCTACGTATCGCTGTCCCCATTGAAACCTATCCGGGGCATGTCGTGGGTGTACTCGCTGCTCGCTACTCTTTAGAGGATGTCTGGAACCAAATTCGCAGCACACGCATAGGCGACACAGGCTTCGCCTGTGTGTTTGATGAACAGGAGCGACCGCTCCTTCAGCCGCGGCCGATACCTGCCGATGCCCTCATTGCAGAGGCCACTTTGCCCGAGCTCAATTGGCATATTGTTACGGTAGTGCCAAGATCTGAGGCGATCAAACCCATTGCAGCGCTCAAATCAGACCTCGAGCAGGCCGCTCATAGTGTTGACAAGCAGACCCAGTTACTGTTGGTTGAGGTAGCTAAAAGAGCCACGAAAGATCTGGAAGCAAAGTTGACCCATATCAGTTTTGATGCGGGTCGCACGATGCAGCATAACGCACAAATAGCACTTCGAACAACTTCTCAGCAAGCTCGGATGCAGGCAAGACTTCACCTCGCAACGCTCCAAAGGGCAATTCGGCAACAAACGGAGTGGGCGATGCAACAGAGCCGTCAAAAGATGAGCCAGGCGGTAGCCGTGACTGCACGGCATATGGCGACTAAGGCACGTGCTTTAACGGTACAAGCTCAGAAACGTGCTGATGGACGCCTCTCTTTGTTGGCACTTCTCTTCACCACGCTCTCTTGCTTGATCACCGGCTTCGCTGCCGTTGTAACAGCCAACCGAATCGTGAGGCCGGTTGTTCGGCTATCCCAAGCGGCCGCGGCTATCGCAGAAGGAGACCTCGATAAGCGGGTAGAAGAGGACGGGCCAGACGAGATTGGAGAGCTGGCTATAGCTTTCAATACGATGACGGCCTCCTTGCAACAAAGCCGTAACGAACTGCAAGAGACCCAAGGGCAGCTTGTTCAGTCAGCCAAGCTGGCCTCTTTAGGAACGCTGTCAGCAGGTGTGGCCCATGAGCTGAACCAGCCACTAGCAATTATTCGCGGTATCGCCCAACAGATCATCGCAGATGATAGCCTCCCTGAAGAGATAAGAGCCGACCTTGAGATCATTGAAGGGCAAACAGGGCGCATGGTAAAGATCATCCGCCATCTACGTACCTTCTGCCGTATGGGTACCACCGATTTTAGCCTTGTGGATGTAAACGAGGTCATACGCAACTGTTTCATTTTGGTGGGGGCACAGCTGAAAGCGCACAATGTGGAGGTGGATCTACAGCTTTCTGAAGGCTTGCCTTCCGTGCTAGGCGACGCCAATGAGCTGGAACAGGTGTTCTTAAACCTCATTACGAATGCGCGCGATGCCCTGGAGGACAGAGCCAACGCGCTGATCACGATCGTTTCAAAAGTGCAGAATAACAAAGTGGTCGTTGAATTTCGGGATAACGGGCCTGGAATACCGGACGACGTGCGCCCCCACATTTTTGATCCCTTCTTTACCACCAAAGAGGCGGGGAAGGGAACCGGCTTGGGGCTTTCAATTAGCCACAGCATCATCAAAAGACATCAGGGCGCCATAGATGTTCGCAACGATGGAGGGGCGGTATTTACGGTCACCCTGCCCATACCCGAACAGGCTCGTATGGAAATGCAAGAGGCGGCTTAGAATGGTATAAACCTCTCTCGCAAAAAAACCGATAATTCTACACGCTCAACGCATCGAGCAGAGGATTGGTGATTCTTAAGTCATTGAAAATAGAAATGAGACAAATTAGAGGAATAGGCGATGGCAAAAATACTTCTAGCAGATGATGAAGAGGGTCTGCGCATGTTGCTCAGCAGACAGCTAAAACGAGCAGGCCATGAGGTTACTTTAGCGGAAGATGGCTTGGTGGCTTTAGAGCATTTGCAAAAAGAAAAGTTCGACTTAGTCGTTTCCGATATGAAAATGCCGCGCCTTGACGGTATGGGGCTCTTGGCAAAAGCCGCTGAAGTCGCGCCAGATACAGACTTTATTATCCTAACCGGCCATGGCAACCTAGAGAACGCCGTAGAGGCCTTCAAAACGGGCAATGTGTATGACTATCTTTTGAAACCCTTAGACGACATCAACGAGCTCAATGCGGTTGTAGACCGTGCCTTAGAACGCAAGTACCTGCGCGCCGAAAACTCTCGCTTGGTGGCCGAACTCCAACAGCGTATTGCCGAGCTAGAGGAGGCCCACAAAGAGTTAGCGCGGATGGCACAGACCGACGGACTTACCGGTCTACTAAATCATCGCACCATTCATGGCAAACTGCAGGAGCTGCTGGAGCGACAGAAACCTTTGAGTGTGATCCTTGTGGATACCGACGACTTTAAGCGACTTAACGATACCTATGGACATCTTATGGGGGATATCGCTCTCAGGCATATTGCAGACATTCTTCAAAACTACTGTCCGCGCGAGGCGTTTCTCGGCCGTTGCGGTGGAGACGAGTTTATGGTGATATTGCCCGGCCTCACGGCGGCGCAGGCTATGGAGGTAGCCGAAGGCATTCGGCATCAGATCATCGAAAATCCTCTACATACTGCAGAGGGTAATCGCCTGCCTATGCGTCTCTGTTTTGGCATCGCCGACACGGCCACCGTTGGCTTTGGCCCTGCTGGGCTGATCACAGCGGCGGATGCAGCTCTCTATGAAAGCAAGCGCGATGGAGGTGACCGCGTCAGCCTGTACGTGTTAGACGATGATCCGAGCCGTGATGACCTCGGACGAACCGCTTACTCGGTTTTAGATGGTCTGGTAACAGCGGTGGATCGAAAAGACCGCTACACGCGTGCCCATTCCGAGCATATGACTCAATATGCGCTGACGCTGGCAAAGGCCATGAACATGTCGGAGAACGTTTGTGAGATCGTCCGTGTGGCAGGCCTGCTACACGATGTGGGTAAGATCGGGGTTCCGGACTCGGTTCTGCGCAAACCAGGCAAGCTTACCGATGAAGAGTACGAGATCATGAAGACCCATGTCTCACTTTCTGCTGCCATCATTCACGGTCTACCTAACCTGTCCGACATCCTCGATGCCGTGGCCCATCATCATGAACGATGGGATGGTAAGGGTTACCCCTATGGCAAGAAGGGGGAGGAGATACCGCTGCTTGGGCGCATTATGGCCATTGCCGATGCCTTTTCTGCGATGACGATGGATCGACCTTATCGTGCAGGGTTGGACATAGAAACGGCTCTACAGGAGATAGAGCGCGGTGCTGGCACACAGTTCGATCCCAATCTTGTGCCCATCTTCGTAAGGGCTGTGCGCGAACAACTCAAAGAGCAGGAGGCTCAACAGCTCGCTGCCTAAGTAGGCATTCTCCTGAGCCTCTTTGTGCTCTTTTCAAGGATGGAACCTTGCGTAAATCATGGAAGAGCCTTTCGAGTGGTGTGCTGGCCCTTGTGCTAAACCTCACTGTGAGGTCGGGGCATTGCCTCGAAGCCAAATTAGGACCGGCAAATTCTCAAGAGAACGAGCTGCTCTTTGCAGGTAAGCTCGATGTTGTCAGCGCTTCTCGAACGAAGCAGCCTCTCGATCAAGCACCTGCGGACGTCACCGTTATCACTGCCGATCAGATAGAACGCTCCGGTGCCGTAACGCTGCTCGATGTGCTGCGCTATGTGCCAGGACTGAACGTTTCCGAGAGCAACGCCACGGTAGCAAGCGTATCGTTAAGAGGTCTAAACTCTCTGCTCACAAACACCCTGCTGGTCATGATTGATGGACGGCCGGTCAACCAGGACGTTAGCGGTGGGGTCACTTGGGACTTTTTGCCGCTGGCACTGTTGCAGATTCAGCGGATCGAGATCGTCCGAGGTCCCGGCTCCACGCTCTATGGTGCGAACGCCTTCAATGGCGTTATCAACATTATTACCAAGACACCTCAAGAGCAGCTAGAGGGTGCAAGAAACCGCCTCCAATTTCGTACGGTTGTAGGAGGTTATAAGAGCGATTATGATGAACTGTTAGCCTCAGCCGCCGATCGACATGGCAGCGCGATCTCCTTAAGTTTTGCCTATAACCATTCTGGCGGATATGGGTCAGCGGGAAAGATGGGCGTATGGGATAGCTACGCAACCCCCCTGATCAACCTGGATTTCAATCATCAAAATCGGCATGCGGAATATCGGCTTCAAGCGGGCACCGTTGCGTCAAGTGAGAATGTCTACCAGAATATTTTTCTCCAAGGGGCGCATTTCTACCAGTCCTATATAACGTTTCATTATGGAGAGCCTAGGGCTCAAGATCCCTTAACCGTTCGAGGGAGCTATAACAACTATAGTGAAACCGCGCAGAATGTAGACTATACCCGGCATTATGTGTTTGAAGGCGAGATACAAAAACAGAATACCTTCAATGGACGAAATACTCTGGTCTACGGTATGAGTCTACGCCATGTCTACTTTCATTCGGGCATCGCCACACCAGGACGCCACAATCAGAATCTGTTTGGGTTTTATGCGCAGGATGAGGCAAAGCTTGGTAAGGGATGGATAGCCTATGCCGGACTACGTTATGACGACGATTCGCTGGTAGGATCTCGCATTTCGCCACGCCTGACGGTGATAAAAGATTTGGGCGCTCGGCAGACGCTGCGTCTTACGTATGGCACTTCCTACCAAATCCCAAGCCTGATAACCTCCTATGCGAGTTTTGCTGTTCCCATTGCACCCATGGTAAACGAAGGCGTTGTTGGAAATACGCATCTTGCTTCTATTCGGTTGCAGGGGGGAGAAATAGATTGGCGCAAAGGGTTTTCCAATGGATTTGTTGGGATAGATATCTACTACAACAACATCCGTAAGCTTATTGGCCCGGCTCCTCTCACTTTCTTCCCCTCACCTCCGTTTCCGCCTGGCACACCATCCTCCGTGACGTTTGCCAATAATGGTGGGGCACGCACCTACGGTTTTGAGGTCGAAAGCGAGCTGCAACTCGCAAAACATATGCATGCCCTATTCAACTACTCGTTTGCCAACCAGCATTTTGACGATAGTTCTGTGGCAGGTTTTTTTCAACCAAACCATATGTTGAATATAGGCCTAGATATGGGGCCTATAAGGCGTTGGGAGGTGTTTTTGGGAACGCATTTGGTGGGGGCTGTAAGCGCCATTATCGGGGATGGAGGTTTTTACACCGCGCCGGCCTATATACGAACCGACTTAAGAATCGGCTATCGGCTACGGGAGGGCAAGGAGCCGCTGACGATTGCATTTATCGTGCATAATCTCTTTGATGACCATCACATCGAGTTCCCTTTTGATGACGATAGCCCATTGCCAGCACAGGTCGCTCCCCAAAGGACGAACCTCTATTTAGAGATTTCCGGCAAGTTCTAAAAAATTTATTTAGAGATTTCCGGCAAGTTCTAAAAAATTTTGATGCGAAGAAACAAAGATATCATGCCCACAGCGGAAGAACGTGGCTTTTCATCGAGCTTATAAAATGGGAAGGCGGTCTCACAGACCGCCTTCCGCTGTTTGCCGCTCTCTGTTTCATTAGCCGCTTTAAGGGAGCAGCTTGAGGTAGAGCGCACCTAAGTTGTTGGCCGTATAGAGGGCGTTGATTCCACTTTGTTGCAGCAACTGCAGGTTCGCAAGGTTTACGCTCTCTTGGGCGACGTTCACGTCCATAATGTTGGAAACGGAGGCGCTAAGATTGGTTACCGCGTTCGACAGATAGTTTTGGGTGGCCTGTAGGGTATTCTTCTGAAAGTTACCTAGCTCTGCCGCATAGGTGGTGACCTGACTGAGGGCCGCGTTTGCTATCTGCACAGCATTGGCAGCTCCGGTGGGCGTGGTGACGTTAATGCTTTGAAGCGACTGGCCTGGAATAGCCGTGGTGCCGAGTTGGGAGGCCTGCATGTTTTGAAAGGCGAAGCTCACCGTCTGTCCTACATTGGCACCGATCTGGAATTGGGCCGGATTGGAAGAGATATTAGCCACTGCGACATTGCTTGTGCTTGTGGAGTTGCCAGATGCCGTGAGAAGAATTTTATTGCCGCTGGAATCGCTGAGGAGCAGCCCAGAATCGGTTGGGTTGACACCGCCGGTAAAATTGACGGTTTGGGCGACCGTGCTGCCGTTGATCTGAGTCATGGCAGTAACAGTTGCCAGAGCGTTCTGGCCTACTGCGGTGGTTGCGTTGCCGGCGGCGATGATGGCGCCGGCGCTGTCGCTCTCCGAGATGGAGTAGTTGCCGCCGTAGTTGGTTTGGGTCAGAACGATTTTACCTCCGCTGAAGCCAGCGGACACGCCTGTTTGACTCGATATCTGGTTGATGCTATCTATGAGCGATTGCACCGTTTCACCGGAGCTAACGGTTATGCTCTGCCCATTGATAGTAACCGTGCCAGAGTTGGCAATAGTTGCATTCGCACTAGCGTAGTTTACTGTGCCGGTAATAGTGGCCATTGTGGCGGCTTGCGTCACCGTGATCGTGACGTTGCCCGACTGGGTTACCCCGTTGGCAAAGGTGCCACCAAAGCTGGCCGACGCAATGAGGTTGCTATTGGTAACGGAGGCGCTTGTGCCGGCTGTGCCGTTGAGCAAGCCAATGCCGTTGAACGTGGTATTATTCGCGATGTTGTTGATGGCGGCTATGGCCGACTGAATGGCCTGCTGGTCGGCAGCGGCATTGCTGGGGTTGCTTTGCGCATCCAGCGCGCTGGCCTGAATATTTTGCACAAGGGTGACGATCTGTTGTACCGCCCCAGAGGCGGTTTTTACCTCGTTGACGTCGTTCTGTATATTGGAAAGGGCTTGGTTCATGCCATTCACTTGGGTTTGTAAGTTGGTGGCGATGAGAAAGCCAGAGGGGTCATCTGCCGGACTGTTGATGCGAAGACCTGAGCTAAGGCGAAGCAGCGACTGCTGAATCGCCGAGTTCGTCTGATTAAGGTAGTAACTGGCCGCAAGCGCGTTCAGGTTGGTGACGAAAGAGAAATCCATCGTCTGTAGTTCTCCTCCATGGATGTTATTTGAGCGCTTAAGAAAACAAGCTAAATGCTCTCATGCGTACCCCCCTGTTTCGCGGAACGACAGAAAAAGCGTATCGACTTCAGAGGGAGTCAGCGCTCTCTAAGGAGGTAGTGCCCGATTATCGCTTCATGAAATGTCAGCAAACCTACGAGGTTTCCTGTTAAAGAGAAGAGGTTTGAATAAAAACTGTTAAAAGTAGGAGGGAATGAGGTGCTCCACAGAAAAGCAGGTAGTCTTTTCAGCCCAGATGAACAAGCGAGCACGGCATAACTTAGATCGGTGTTGATCTCCCATTTTGAAACGGTGTCTCTCCTTGATGGACGGGCCAGAGCTCTTGACAGAGAGCTTTGGCCCATTTTTTCTGCAAAGCGGATGAGGTAATATAATGCAACCGAAACTAAACAAGTTTAGCAGAGAGTATCCTCTATGCCGACATCCGCTCCTATGCTCCTCCATCTCTCTATCGATCCAACCATTCGCTACCAGACGATCGATCACTTTGGTGCTTCAGACTGTTGGTGGGCTGCCCACATCGGCTCTGAATGGAGCCATGCCCAGAAGACACGCTTAGCAGACCTCCTTTTCTCAGTAGAAAAGGGAATAGGGCTGAGCTGTTGGCGCTTTAACCTAACCGGTGGCTACAACCACAGCACCATTCACGACCCTTGGCGCACAGGTGATACTTTTGAAGTGCGTCCTGGAGTCTACGACTGGCAGCGGCTGCCGGGGCAACGCTGGTTTCTAAAAGCGGCCAAAGCCCGCGGGGTTCCCAAGTTTTTGGCCTTTGTTAACAGCCCACCGGCGCGGATGACGCGCAATGGCTTGACAAACTGTACGGATGGGCTCGGCACAACCAATTTGCGCCCTGCGATGATCGGGGCATTCGCTCGCTACTTGGCCGACATTCTGCATCACTTCTTAAATAATCCCTTCGAGGACGAACGAATCGTTTTTAACTACATTAGCCCGGTTAACGAGCCGCAATGGGAGTGGAATCAGGGCTGCAATCAGGAGGGCAACAGGGCGAGCAATGAGGATATTAAAGCTATAACCATGGCGCTCTACCAAGAACTACAGCGACAGAAACTGCCCACGCAGATCGCCTTGGTAGAGTCGGGCAACTTCCAAAGCCTCACCCACTATGTAGACTGGATGGAGGCGAAGTATAAGGCCCGTTACGGAAACTATTTGGAAGAACTTTTAGGAGATCCTACCATTCAACCCTTGCTCGGCAGACATCTTGGTGCTCATGGGTACGGCTCTGACCATCCAAGCGGGTATCTGTTGTCGGTTTGTGAACAGGTGGCAAAGGCATTTGCGAACTATCCGGGCTGGGCTTTTTGGCAAACGGAGTACTGCGTTATGGAGTGGAAAAGAGATCTCTCGATGGAGACGGCGCTGCGTGTGGCCCAGGTGATCCACGCCGATTTAGCTTATGCCAATGCGGCGGCATGGAACTGGTGGACGGCGGTTTCTCACTACGACTATAAGGATGGGTTGATCTACACGGACTATCAGAAACCGGGAGACCCGGAGACTATCTATCCATCGAAGACCTTGTGGGTGTTAGGCAACTATAGTCGTTTTCTACGTCCGGGATGGAGTCGAGTGGATATCGAGAGGGATGCTGACTTAGAGGGGGTTCTTGCTTCGGCCTATGTTTCACCAAAAGGTGAGCAAGTCGCTGTTGTGCTTACTAACACAACAGATCAAGCGGTATCTCTATCGGTTCAGGCAAAAAATGCGCACCTAGAGGAACTAACGCCCTATGTCACAAGTGCGACGGACGAGCTTAAATCTTATTCACCTGTCGCTTCGACCAAACCGTACGTTCTTGCGCCTCGCTCGGTTACGACGCTGATAGGGATATTAAAACAATAGCACTTTTAACTTGTAGAGCTCTTTTGAAAAAACAAAGCGCGCCGCTTAGCGCGAGTGGGAGTGTGCTTTGTTAGGCATCCGTAGAGTGGTCAAAATAGAGGTATCCGTCAACGCCGAAATACGGTTTTTGCTGTTAGGGGCGCCGGTCCTAACGTTGTTCCTTCGAGAATCGTAACGGGTATTACTTTCTGATGGGTATCGACTTCACGTCCCTCCACGTAATCCACAAGGAGGGCAACAGATGCGTCGGCCAGCGCGTTCAGGTCTACTTTCACCGAGGTCACACGATGGCGTGTTGCGGCCGGCCAGTAGAGGCCGTCGTAGCCCACAACCGATAGCTGCTCAGGAATTTTTACGCCCAAGCTTTCACAGATTTCAACGACCCAGTAGGCAAGACGATCACGCCAACAGAAGAGGGCGGTTGGCGGACAGGAGCTGCAGAGAAGTTGCCGTAGAGGGCCTGTCATATCACCGTGATAGTCTATAATGCGCTCAGGAAGAACCTCAACGCCATGGGTGCGCAGCGCCGTTTGCATCTTCTCGATGCGCTCCTCCGTTTCATAGAGTCTGCCACTGAGCTCGGCTAAAATAGCCACATCGCGATGTCCCAGCCGATAGAGCCGTTCAGCCAGCTGCTGAATGCCCGAATCCATGTCGTCGCATACTCCGGGAAGAACGCCTTCTGGATCAAAACGCGAGACAAGAACGGTGGGCAGGCGTGAACGGCGTAGATAGGGTAACAGCGGATCATGCCGGCGAGGCGCCCACAACAGCACTCCATCCACAACTCCGCCGTTAAGATGACGATACTCCTCGATAGGCGTGCGGCTAAAATCGCAGTGGATGAGGATATCATAGCCTCGCTTGCCTGCCGCTCGTTCAATAGCGGAGGTGAAGATATCAAGGTAGAGGTCGTCGGCAGAGCGATTGCGAAAGCCGTTATAAAAGGAGAGGATGCGCGTGGTGCCTCGACGTAGGGAGTGCACAAGCCGGTTGGGCACGTAGTCTAGTTCGATAGCCGCCTGCCGCACACGCATGAGCACCTCTTCGGATATACGGTGTTGATCGGCCTTGCCGGTAAGCACAAAAGAGGCGGTTGTTTTGGAGACCCCTGCACGCTTTGCCACTTGTGCCAGTGTGGCTCTCCTCGCTCTCGGCCGATTCGGTTCTTGAGGCTGCGACATATTTGGCTATAGCCCTCTTATGGAGACTTGTGTTAAAACAAAATAAAACACATCAGAACACAAAAACCTGCTCCTAACCTCGAACCAAAAGCTACCATACGACATAAGTATACCCCTTGTAGCAAGGGAACGTAAGCGATTTAGAACGTGTTTATCTAGGCTAAATGTCTCTTTTAGCTGGCAGATGGCGGCTTGTAGCAACTCTATAAAAAATCTGTCAAAATATCGTGGGCGTAGGGAAGTTTTTGGTGGGAGAAGCCCAATATGCGCGCAAACGCTCCATCCGACCCTGTAAGGCGATACCTCCCTCTGTTATGGGAGAGAGAAGAAAGGGCATTTGCTGTTGCTCAGAATCTCTATAGAGCTCCGAACGAGATTCCTTTTGCGGTGCAGCAGGAGCAGGACTGGGCCGTACACACGTTTCTGGATACGTTGTTCCAACGGAACCCGCAAAAGCCTAAATATCCTCGCTATCAGCGACAGGCCGTTATCACAGCCGTTATCCATACTATCCTGCTAGTAGGCAACCGACCCAACTTAACCTATATGATGGTGACTCTTTTCCCTGCCATGTATGTTGCCGACTCGCAGTTGGCTGAAGCGCTCTGTCGAACTTTGGTGATGTTGTATCACAAAGAAGCCCTCTTCCTCTCCCCAAAACCACAGATCTACTGGTTTGAGTGGACGTTTCAGCGAGCGTTGCAAACCCAACACCCCCAAGACCTCATCGTCCTTTGGCAGATGCTTGGCGCCGATGATCCCATTACCCGCCAAGCCGCTCACTGTGCCCTGCAGTGGCTACGTACCGTTCACGCTACAGCGCATCTGCTGTTTGGGTTGCACTATGTAAAAGATCATGCGCTTCGCATGAACTTGGTGAACATGCTGGAAGAGAT of Chthonomonas calidirosea T49 contains these proteins:
- a CDS encoding TonB-dependent receptor plug domain-containing protein, which produces MRKSWKSLSSGVLALVLNLTVRSGHCLEAKLGPANSQENELLFAGKLDVVSASRTKQPLDQAPADVTVITADQIERSGAVTLLDVLRYVPGLNVSESNATVASVSLRGLNSLLTNTLLVMIDGRPVNQDVSGGVTWDFLPLALLQIQRIEIVRGPGSTLYGANAFNGVINIITKTPQEQLEGARNRLQFRTVVGGYKSDYDELLASAADRHGSAISLSFAYNHSGGYGSAGKMGVWDSYATPLINLDFNHQNRHAEYRLQAGTVASSENVYQNIFLQGAHFYQSYITFHYGEPRAQDPLTVRGSYNNYSETAQNVDYTRHYVFEGEIQKQNTFNGRNTLVYGMSLRHVYFHSGIATPGRHNQNLFGFYAQDEAKLGKGWIAYAGLRYDDDSLVGSRISPRLTVIKDLGARQTLRLTYGTSYQIPSLITSYASFAVPIAPMVNEGVVGNTHLASIRLQGGEIDWRKGFSNGFVGIDIYYNNIRKLIGPAPLTFFPSPPFPPGTPSSVTFANNGGARTYGFEVESELQLAKHMHALFNYSFANQHFDDSSVAGFFQPNHMLNIGLDMGPIRRWEVFLGTHLVGAVSAIIGDGGFYTAPAYIRTDLRIGYRLREGKEPLTIAFIVHNLFDDHHIEFPFDDDSPLPAQVAPQRTNLYLEISGKF
- a CDS encoding flagellin produces the protein MDFSFVTNLNALAASYYLNQTNSAIQQSLLRLSSGLRINSPADDPSGFLIATNLQTQVNGMNQALSNIQNDVNEVKTASGAVQQIVTLVQNIQASALDAQSNPSNAAADQQAIQSAIAAINNIANNTTFNGIGLLNGTAGTSASVTNSNLIASASFGGTFANGVTQSGNVTITVTQAATMATITGTVNYASANATIANSGTVTINGQSITVSSGETVQSLIDSINQISSQTGVSAGFSGGKIVLTQTNYGGNYSISESDSAGAIIAAGNATTAVGQNALATVTAMTQINGSTVAQTVNFTGGVNPTDSGLLLSDSSGNKILLTASGNSTSTSNVAVANISSNPAQFQIGANVGQTVSFAFQNMQASQLGTTAIPGQSLQSINVTTPTGAANAVQIANAALSQVTTYAAELGNFQKNTLQATQNYLSNAVTNLSASVSNIMDVNVAQESVNLANLQLLQQSGINALYTANNLGALYLKLLP
- a CDS encoding glycoside hydrolase: MPTSAPMLLHLSIDPTIRYQTIDHFGASDCWWAAHIGSEWSHAQKTRLADLLFSVEKGIGLSCWRFNLTGGYNHSTIHDPWRTGDTFEVRPGVYDWQRLPGQRWFLKAAKARGVPKFLAFVNSPPARMTRNGLTNCTDGLGTTNLRPAMIGAFARYLADILHHFLNNPFEDERIVFNYISPVNEPQWEWNQGCNQEGNRASNEDIKAITMALYQELQRQKLPTQIALVESGNFQSLTHYVDWMEAKYKARYGNYLEELLGDPTIQPLLGRHLGAHGYGSDHPSGYLLSVCEQVAKAFANYPGWAFWQTEYCVMEWKRDLSMETALRVAQVIHADLAYANAAAWNWWTAVSHYDYKDGLIYTDYQKPGDPETIYPSKTLWVLGNYSRFLRPGWSRVDIERDADLEGVLASAYVSPKGEQVAVVLTNTTDQAVSLSVQAKNAHLEELTPYVTSATDELKSYSPVASTKPYVLAPRSVTTLIGILKQ
- a CDS encoding LacI family DNA-binding transcriptional regulator codes for the protein MSQPQEPNRPRARRATLAQVAKRAGVSKTTASFVLTGKADQHRISEEVLMRVRQAAIELDYVPNRLVHSLRRGTTRILSFYNGFRNRSADDLYLDIFTSAIERAAGKRGYDILIHCDFSRTPIEEYRHLNGGVVDGVLLWAPRRHDPLLPYLRRSRLPTVLVSRFDPEGVLPGVCDDMDSGIQQLAERLYRLGHRDVAILAELSGRLYETEERIEKMQTALRTHGVEVLPERIIDYHGDMTGPLRQLLCSSCPPTALFCWRDRLAYWVVEICESLGVKIPEQLSVVGYDGLYWPAATRHRVTSVKVDLNALADASVALLVDYVEGREVDTHQKVIPVTILEGTTLGPAPLTAKTVFRR